From the Desulfovibrio sp. TomC genome, one window contains:
- a CDS encoding tetratricopeptide repeat protein, which translates to MLSKIEVYREVLEIEPNSKAFFPLARQLATEGRHDEAVAVLCRGIGFHPDHLEAKFLLIELLTRQGREEQAGEIFADVGSMLARYPSVWLLWSKTAATRSKDPALAMLFLSHYFQDQTLTWADVMERGLKSLSQTESPSECNEADEALADAPAAPAAPAAMPVEHVERPILAAPVVPLAAPGVPSEEPEEPETPIPARSEHREPADGPELRGAREILALADILDAAEAPGERNRSRPAKSREQAVRTKTMAAVLAGQGDTAGALEIYEDLLAVAPNGPEREELVELKAALSPDAAPDPQATTAAHNTPLAHGAVAPGPKGSAKLASFLEALAGRLEARAGS; encoded by the coding sequence ATGCTCAGTAAAATCGAAGTATACCGGGAAGTCCTGGAGATCGAACCGAATTCCAAGGCCTTTTTCCCGCTCGCCCGCCAGCTTGCGACTGAGGGGCGTCATGACGAAGCTGTTGCCGTCCTGTGCCGGGGCATTGGGTTTCACCCCGACCATCTGGAAGCCAAATTTCTGCTTATCGAACTGCTCACCCGCCAGGGCAGGGAGGAGCAGGCCGGGGAGATCTTTGCCGATGTCGGGTCCATGCTCGCCCGGTATCCTTCGGTGTGGCTTCTGTGGTCAAAAACCGCTGCGACCCGTTCCAAAGACCCTGCGTTGGCCATGCTCTTTTTGTCCCATTATTTCCAGGACCAGACCCTGACCTGGGCCGACGTCATGGAACGGGGGCTCAAAAGCCTTAGCCAGACCGAGAGCCCGTCTGAATGCAACGAGGCAGACGAAGCGCTTGCGGATGCGCCGGCAGCGCCAGCTGCTCCGGCGGCGATGCCCGTAGAACACGTTGAAAGACCGATTCTGGCTGCGCCTGTCGTTCCCCTGGCTGCGCCGGGAGTTCCGTCAGAAGAGCCGGAAGAACCCGAGACGCCCATTCCCGCCCGAAGCGAACACAGGGAACCGGCCGACGGGCCTGAATTGCGCGGCGCCAGGGAAATACTGGCCCTAGCCGACATCCTCGACGCAGCGGAAGCGCCGGGAGAACGCAATCGCAGCCGGCCGGCCAAATCCCGGGAACAGGCTGTTCGAACCAAAACCATGGCTGCCGTGCTGGCCGGGCAGGGTGATACCGCCGGAGCCCTGGAAATCTATGAAGATCTCCTGGCCGTTGCCCCGAACGGTCCCGAACGCGAGGAATTGGTCGAATTGAAGGCAGCTTTGTCGCCTGACGCAGCCCCCGACCCGCAAGCAACAACCGCCGCGCATAACACACCCCTGGCGCATGGGGCCGTCGCTCCCGGACCCAAGGGATCCGCCAAGCTGGCAAGCTTTCTCGAAGCCCTGGCCGGACGCCTGGAAGCCCGGGCCGGATCGTGA
- a CDS encoding FtsB family cell division protein produces MIWRRFLLTALIFFNVFLLYNLIWSDNGIFAYLELKSRHEQLKQRLESVNDRSLDLSQEIRWLKTDQAFTEKMARAQMNYLKENEILYQFPKDPPAAKEPDRDKEGKRADAQ; encoded by the coding sequence ATGATATGGCGACGGTTCCTGCTGACGGCACTTATTTTTTTCAATGTTTTTCTGCTCTATAACCTGATATGGAGCGATAACGGAATCTTTGCCTATCTCGAACTCAAATCCCGCCACGAGCAGCTCAAGCAGCGTCTGGAATCTGTCAACGACCGTTCTCTGGACCTCAGCCAGGAGATCCGCTGGCTTAAAACGGATCAGGCCTTTACCGAAAAGATGGCCCGGGCCCAGATGAACTATCTCAAGGAAAACGAGATTCTCTACCAGTTTCCAAAAGACCCTCCAGCCGCCAAGGAGCCGGACCGGGACAAGGAAGGGAAGCGGGCCGATGCTCAGTAA
- the trxB gene encoding thioredoxin-disulfide reductase — MKRFDAVVIGGGPAGITAALYLARSDVSVALVEKLSPGGQMLMTHLIENYPGFPDGIEGWKLSDAMAAHLGHYAIDRINDEVTSIESAAGLHHIHVGGEVVEAKAVILCTGARYKRVGIPGEKEFAGRGVSYCALCDGNFFRDQTVAVIGGGNSALEESLYLARLVKKLYLIHRRDDFRGQKCYQDRCSTNSSIEILRSTVVCSISGDDGVTGIEVRDVKSGDCRTIPVDGVFVFVGFEPQGDFYPKALARDDQGFILADAEMRTNIDGLFAAGDIRSKSCRQVATAVGDGAVAAHAAYTYISSRFPQD, encoded by the coding sequence ATGAAACGTTTCGACGCTGTCGTGATCGGGGGCGGTCCGGCTGGCATAACGGCCGCCCTGTATCTGGCCCGGTCCGACGTGTCCGTGGCTTTGGTGGAAAAGCTCTCGCCTGGCGGGCAGATGCTTATGACGCATCTGATCGAGAACTACCCCGGCTTTCCGGACGGGATTGAGGGCTGGAAATTGTCCGACGCCATGGCCGCCCATCTCGGGCACTATGCCATTGATCGGATCAATGACGAAGTCACGTCTATTGAATCCGCCGCCGGGCTCCACCACATCCATGTGGGCGGGGAAGTCGTCGAGGCCAAGGCCGTGATCCTGTGTACTGGCGCGCGTTACAAACGTGTGGGCATCCCCGGCGAAAAGGAATTTGCCGGGCGGGGCGTTTCCTACTGTGCTTTGTGCGACGGGAACTTCTTTCGGGACCAGACCGTGGCCGTCATCGGCGGCGGCAACTCGGCCCTGGAGGAGTCTCTCTACTTGGCCCGACTGGTCAAAAAGCTCTACCTTATCCACCGTCGTGACGATTTCCGTGGTCAGAAATGCTATCAGGACCGCTGTTCCACCAATTCGTCCATCGAGATACTGCGCTCGACGGTCGTGTGTTCCATCTCCGGCGATGACGGCGTGACCGGTATTGAGGTGCGCGACGTCAAATCCGGCGATTGCCGCACCATTCCGGTTGACGGCGTCTTCGTGTTTGTGGGCTTTGAGCCGCAGGGCGATTTTTATCCCAAGGCGCTCGCCCGCGATGATCAGGGGTTCATCCTGGCTGATGCGGAGATGCGTACGAATATCGACGGCCTCTTTGCCGCCGGCGATATTCGTTCAAAGTCCTGCCGCCAAGTGGCCACTGCCGTCGGCGACGGCGCCGTGGCTGCGCATGCCGCTTACACCTATATCAGTTCGCGGTTTCCCCAAGACTGA
- the trxA gene encoding thioredoxin translates to MAIQLSDANFEAEALQCDLPVLVDFWAPWCGPCRAMGPVIDELANEYTGQVKVAKMNVDENPSTPSKYGIRAIPTLILFKGGEVVEQITGAVSKSSIKEMLTQKAL, encoded by the coding sequence ATGGCCATCCAACTGAGCGACGCGAACTTCGAAGCCGAAGCCCTGCAGTGCGACCTGCCCGTCCTGGTGGATTTCTGGGCTCCCTGGTGCGGACCTTGCCGCGCCATGGGACCCGTCATTGATGAACTGGCCAACGAATATACCGGCCAGGTCAAGGTGGCCAAGATGAACGTGGATGAGAACCCCAGCACGCCGAGCAAGTACGGCATCCGCGCCATCCCCACCCTGATCCTTTTCAAGGGCGGCGAAGTCGTGGAGCAGATCACCGGTGCTGTTTCCAAGAGCAGCATCAAGGAAATGCTTACCCAGAAGGCGCTCTAA
- the pgsA gene encoding CDP-diacylglycerol--glycerol-3-phosphate 3-phosphatidyltransferase has protein sequence MFNLANNLTLARIGAVPILVILLYFPGRGACFAAMLVFMAAAVTDIVDGVVARRQNLVTTLGKFLDPLADKLLISAALIMLTHLGWVEAWVAVVIICREIAVTGLRAVAIDYGVVIAADRFGKLKTILQMMALCPLLLHYPIQGFDPAPLGSALLYLALVLTLVSGVNYFYGFGKKVMWSDKAAR, from the coding sequence ATGTTCAATCTCGCCAACAACCTGACCCTCGCCCGTATCGGGGCTGTGCCGATCCTCGTGATCCTGCTCTATTTTCCGGGAAGGGGGGCTTGTTTTGCCGCCATGTTGGTCTTCATGGCCGCTGCAGTGACCGACATTGTGGACGGCGTGGTGGCCAGACGCCAGAACCTTGTCACCACATTGGGCAAATTCCTTGACCCCCTGGCCGACAAGCTGCTTATCAGCGCAGCCCTGATTATGCTCACGCATTTGGGTTGGGTGGAAGCCTGGGTGGCGGTCGTCATTATCTGCCGGGAAATCGCCGTGACCGGGCTCCGGGCCGTGGCTATTGATTACGGCGTGGTGATTGCGGCCGACCGTTTCGGCAAGCTCAAGACCATTTTGCAGATGATGGCCCTTTGCCCGCTTTTGCTGCACTACCCCATTCAGGGCTTTGATCCCGCGCCGCTTGGCAGCGCGCTTTTGTACCTGGCCCTGGTTTTGACCCTTGTATCCGGCGTCAATTACTTTTATGGATTCGGCAAGAAAGTGATGTGGTCGGACAAAGCGGCCCGGTAA
- the fbp gene encoding class 1 fructose-bisphosphatase, whose translation MPQITVIEHLLLHQKESPMATGRFTRLLNDLILAAKIISREVRKAGLVDVLGFTGEINVQGEEVQKLDEYANKVLIHRMERSGVLCAIASEENADLVTIPDQFPKGDYFLIFDPLDGSSNIDANVNVGTIFSIYRVPDGCSGDNLCELLMAGAKQVAAGYFLYGTSTMMVYTTGKGVHGFTLDPSVGEFLLSHPDIRTPDTGKIYSVNEAYWSYWDAPTREIVNAFKGTDNPRGKPYGGRYIGSLVADFHRNLLYGGIFLYPADRRDPTKPTGKLRLLCEANPLAFVITQAGGAATDGERDILSIEPTELHQRVPLFIGSKNDVAKVMEVYGRAHKS comes from the coding sequence ATGCCGCAGATTACCGTCATCGAACACCTGCTGTTGCACCAGAAAGAGTCCCCCATGGCCACCGGCCGGTTCACCCGGCTGCTCAATGATCTCATCTTGGCCGCCAAGATCATCTCCCGGGAGGTCCGCAAGGCCGGTCTGGTCGATGTCCTGGGTTTTACCGGCGAGATCAATGTCCAGGGTGAAGAGGTGCAAAAGCTTGATGAGTACGCCAACAAGGTGCTCATCCACCGAATGGAGCGGTCCGGGGTCCTGTGCGCCATCGCTTCCGAAGAAAACGCCGACCTCGTAACCATCCCCGATCAGTTCCCCAAAGGCGACTACTTCCTTATTTTCGACCCCCTGGACGGGTCGTCGAACATCGACGCCAACGTCAATGTCGGCACCATATTTTCCATTTACCGCGTCCCTGACGGCTGTTCCGGCGACAACCTGTGCGAGCTGCTCATGGCCGGAGCCAAGCAGGTGGCAGCCGGCTATTTCCTCTACGGCACTTCCACCATGATGGTGTATACCACCGGCAAGGGCGTGCACGGTTTCACCTTGGACCCGAGTGTCGGGGAATTCCTGCTGTCCCACCCGGACATCCGCACTCCGGACACCGGTAAAATCTATTCGGTCAACGAAGCCTATTGGTCCTACTGGGATGCGCCGACCCGGGAAATCGTCAATGCCTTCAAGGGCACGGACAACCCCCGCGGCAAGCCCTATGGCGGCCGTTATATCGGTTCGCTGGTGGCGGACTTTCACCGCAACCTGCTTTACGGCGGCATCTTCCTCTATCCGGCCGACCGGCGCGACCCCACCAAACCCACGGGCAAGCTGCGGCTTTTGTGCGAAGCCAATCCCCTGGCCTTTGTCATCACCCAGGCCGGCGGCGCGGCCACGGACGGCGAACGCGACATCCTGTCCATCGAACCGACGGAACTGCATCAGCGGGTGCCGCTTTTTATCGGCAGCAAAAATGATGTGGCCAAGGTGATGGAAGTCTACGGCCGCGCACACAAGTCCTGA
- a CDS encoding Mrp/NBP35 family ATP-binding protein: MAQSDSCRTCPGRGATPEAARKPDVRDARIGETLERIRYKLVVMSGKGGVGKSSVAVNVACALAADGARVGLLDVDLHGPSVPRMLGLTGAMGAGAEAAIAPKRFGDNLLVVSMQSLLSDPDSAVLWRGPMKTTAIRQFIADVDWGELDYLVIDSPPGTGDEHLTVLKTVPDALCLLVTTPQEISLADVRKTINFLQYANANILGVVENMSGLACPYCHKEIALFKKGGGEAMARDYGLDFLGAVPLDPATVVAGDLGRPVVLLEGESPARKAFLALAKAVALACSTSLEAAAYPRP; the protein is encoded by the coding sequence ATGGCGCAATCCGATTCCTGCCGCACCTGTCCAGGCCGGGGAGCGACTCCCGAAGCGGCCCGCAAACCCGATGTTCGCGATGCGCGCATCGGGGAGACGCTTGAGCGCATTCGCTACAAACTTGTGGTCATGAGCGGCAAAGGCGGGGTGGGAAAAAGCTCGGTGGCCGTCAATGTGGCCTGTGCGCTGGCCGCTGACGGAGCCAGGGTTGGGCTGCTTGACGTCGATCTGCATGGCCCGAGCGTGCCGCGCATGCTGGGGCTGACCGGGGCTATGGGAGCCGGGGCCGAGGCGGCCATCGCGCCGAAGCGGTTTGGCGACAACCTGCTTGTGGTCTCCATGCAATCGCTTCTTTCCGACCCGGATTCGGCCGTCCTGTGGCGCGGACCCATGAAAACCACCGCCATTCGCCAGTTCATCGCCGATGTGGACTGGGGCGAACTCGACTACCTGGTCATCGATTCGCCGCCGGGCACCGGGGACGAACACCTGACGGTCCTTAAAACCGTACCCGACGCCCTGTGCCTGCTCGTCACCACGCCCCAGGAAATATCCCTGGCCGATGTGCGCAAGACCATCAATTTCCTGCAATACGCCAATGCCAATATTCTCGGCGTGGTGGAAAACATGAGTGGCCTGGCCTGTCCGTACTGTCATAAAGAGATCGCGTTGTTTAAAAAGGGCGGCGGCGAAGCCATGGCCCGGGACTACGGCCTGGATTTCCTGGGCGCGGTGCCGCTTGATCCGGCCACCGTGGTGGCTGGCGATCTGGGCCGACCGGTGGTGCTTCTTGAAGGCGAAAGTCCGGCCCGCAAGGCCTTCTTGGCTTTGGCCAAGGCCGTGGCCCTGGCCTGCAGCACAAGCCTTGAGGCCGCGGCCTATCCTCGGCCCTAA
- a CDS encoding outer membrane protein assembly factor BamD has translation MNVMLRRFLPLSCLLLFLGGCAGLVDYYFLPPPEDTAQELYEAGRQSMSEKEYYGAINFFMKLKDRYPFSPYTPMGTVALADAYFLTEEYGMAAETYKEFESVHPRSEEIPYVLYQIGVSNFKRSESIDMPQSNLQEAIQYFYLLEQTFPDTEYGKEAADYIRRCRKRLAEHELFVADFYWRTSQYGAAWKRYMYAVENFKELEEVFDYAKLRSELSYLEYQKTLTENERQAIEGSWRHWAKRWL, from the coding sequence ATGAATGTGATGTTGCGCCGTTTCCTGCCTTTGAGCTGCCTGCTGCTGTTTCTTGGCGGTTGCGCCGGCTTGGTCGATTACTACTTCCTGCCGCCGCCGGAGGACACTGCCCAGGAGCTCTACGAGGCTGGCCGGCAGTCCATGTCGGAGAAAGAGTACTACGGGGCTATCAACTTCTTTATGAAGCTTAAGGATCGCTACCCGTTTAGCCCCTACACCCCAATGGGCACCGTGGCTCTGGCCGACGCCTACTTCCTCACCGAAGAATACGGGATGGCTGCTGAAACATATAAAGAATTCGAGTCGGTCCATCCGAGAAGCGAAGAAATTCCGTACGTCCTCTATCAGATCGGCGTCTCCAATTTCAAGCGTTCCGAGTCCATCGACATGCCGCAAAGCAACCTCCAGGAAGCCATCCAGTACTTCTATCTCCTGGAACAGACCTTCCCGGACACAGAATACGGTAAGGAAGCGGCTGATTACATCCGTCGATGCCGCAAACGTCTGGCTGAGCATGAACTGTTTGTCGCGGACTTCTACTGGCGTACCAGCCAGTATGGTGCGGCCTGGAAACGCTACATGTATGCCGTGGAGAACTTCAAGGAACTTGAGGAAGTTTTCGATTACGCCAAGCTGCGTTCCGAACTGTCCTACCTTGAATACCAGAAGACCCTGACCGAGAATGAACGCCAGGCCATCGAAGGCAGCTGGCGGCACTGGGCCAAACGCTGGTTGTAA
- the tsaD gene encoding tRNA (adenosine(37)-N6)-threonylcarbamoyltransferase complex transferase subunit TsaD, giving the protein MLCLGIETSCDETAVALCDDGRPILEKLASQAGLHAVYGGVVPELASREHLRRMGPLLQALWAESGRSIADVDAVAVARGPGLLGSLLVGLAAAKGLCLGAGKPLIGVDHLHAHLMAATLGREVAYPALGLLVSGGHTQIVRLDSPLEMTVLGRTIDDAAGEAFDKAAKSLNLPYPGGVFIDVLGQGVTPDRSLFPRPYLENDHLDFSFSGLKTAVATYVAAHPELRVTAMPVSGGPIDPDAWPQALRVVCASINYAIADTLRVKLERALTTQSVRPASILAAGGVAANGPIRTMLADLAARRRLPLYLPEPGLCADNATMIAATGCLLGRNGLTHDLTLAPIPRGRKVPWDYHAGAPLGPGSVDSRSLPQ; this is encoded by the coding sequence ATGTTGTGTCTTGGCATTGAGACGTCGTGCGACGAGACGGCTGTCGCCCTTTGCGACGACGGCCGTCCGATCCTGGAAAAGCTGGCTTCCCAGGCCGGGCTGCACGCGGTGTACGGCGGCGTTGTGCCGGAGTTGGCCTCGCGTGAGCATCTGCGCCGCATGGGACCGCTGTTGCAGGCGCTTTGGGCTGAATCCGGACGGTCTATAGCCGACGTGGACGCCGTGGCCGTGGCCCGGGGGCCGGGGCTGCTCGGCAGCTTGCTCGTGGGCCTGGCTGCGGCCAAGGGCCTGTGTCTGGGGGCGGGCAAGCCGCTTATTGGCGTGGATCATCTCCATGCCCACCTCATGGCCGCCACTCTGGGCCGCGAAGTCGCGTATCCGGCTCTGGGGTTGTTGGTTTCCGGGGGGCACACGCAGATCGTGCGCCTGGACTCCCCCTTGGAAATGACCGTCCTTGGCCGAACCATTGACGACGCGGCTGGCGAGGCCTTTGACAAAGCTGCCAAGTCGCTCAATCTTCCCTATCCGGGCGGCGTCTTTATCGACGTGCTCGGCCAGGGCGTCACACCGGACCGCAGTTTGTTTCCCCGTCCTTATCTGGAAAACGACCACCTTGATTTCAGCTTCAGCGGCCTCAAGACCGCCGTGGCCACCTATGTCGCCGCCCACCCCGAACTGCGCGTGACGGCCATGCCCGTCTCCGGCGGTCCCATCGACCCCGATGCTTGGCCCCAGGCCCTTCGGGTGGTGTGCGCCTCAATTAATTACGCCATTGCCGACACGCTGCGGGTCAAACTGGAGCGAGCGCTTACCACCCAGTCCGTGCGCCCGGCCTCGATCCTGGCTGCTGGCGGGGTTGCGGCGAATGGCCCCATCCGGACCATGCTGGCCGATCTGGCCGCCCGGCGACGGCTGCCGCTCTATCTGCCCGAGCCGGGCCTTTGCGCCGACAATGCCACCATGATTGCGGCCACGGGCTGTCTGCTGGGGCGAAATGGGCTGACGCATGACCTGACCCTGGCCCCCATCCCCCGGGGGCGCAAAGTGCCCTGGGATTACCACGCCGGCGCACCGCTTGGGCCGGGATCGGTTGACAGCCGGTCCTTGCCGCAATAG